One genomic window of Undibacterium cyanobacteriorum includes the following:
- a CDS encoding pilin: protein MHITTRNFQKGFTLIELMIVVAIIGILAAVALPAYKDYTVRAKVTEVMLAASAGKDSVVEHFVVKGTLPTTAQIALATQSTKYVSSVGWSGTVLTATATGETKINGSTITLTPSVTGDVLNWTCSGTIAAQYRPASCK, encoded by the coding sequence ATGCATATCACAACAAGAAACTTTCAAAAGGGTTTTACTTTAATTGAGTTGATGATTGTTGTTGCGATCATCGGGATCTTGGCGGCAGTCGCATTGCCAGCCTACAAAGACTACACAGTGCGCGCCAAAGTAACCGAAGTCATGTTGGCTGCAAGTGCTGGAAAAGATTCGGTGGTCGAACACTTTGTAGTAAAAGGTACGCTACCGACAACTGCACAAATCGCTTTAGCGACACAATCTACTAAATATGTAAGCAGCGTAGGCTGGAGCGGAACAGTACTAACGGCGACCGCAACCGGTGAGACTAAGATTAACGGCAGTACAATCACATTGACACCAAGCGTTACTGGCGATGTTTTGAATTGGACTTGCTCCGGCACTATCGCAGCACAGTATCGTCCAGCCAGCTGCAAATAA
- a CDS encoding pilin, which produces MKNVSKKVQQGFTLIELMIVVAIIGILAAVALPAYKDYTVRAKVTEVVLAASAGKDAVAEHYNYKGTLPTTAELNLGTQASQYVSSVGWSGTVLTATATGETKINGSTITLTPSASGDVLNWVCSGTIAAQYRPASCK; this is translated from the coding sequence ATGAAAAATGTATCTAAAAAAGTTCAACAAGGTTTTACTTTGATCGAATTGATGATCGTTGTGGCGATTATCGGTATTTTGGCTGCAGTTGCTTTGCCAGCATACAAAGACTACACAGTTCGTGCGAAAGTTACTGAAGTTGTATTGGCAGCATCTGCTGGTAAAGATGCAGTTGCAGAGCACTACAACTACAAAGGCACATTGCCAACAACAGCTGAACTCAACCTCGGCACACAAGCATCACAATACGTTTCCTCTGTTGGCTGGAGTGGTACAGTTCTGACAGCAACTGCAACTGGCGAAACAAAGATCAACGGTAGCACAATCACTTTGACACCATCCGCTAGCGGCGACGTGTTGAATTGGGTTTGCTCTGGCACGATCGCTGCTCAGTATCGTCCAGCAAGCTGCAAGTAA
- the tfpZ gene encoding TfpX/TfpZ family type IV pilin accessory protein, with protein sequence MNKALLRSKLKAMGVHLLCSLLVALSVGYIVFFWWYPYPFGFASGGLQLFLLVTGVDLVLGPMLTMVAFDPHKRKVLMVGDFIVIGVLQLCALVYGVNAVSDSRPVAVVFEMSRFRAIRAGDLSLEELKKASSGLGELSWTGPKLIGTRVLTHKEEQDALFIALEGRDIGMRPEFWSPYEKEQARIKDIAKKVDLLIERYPDAKSELEQIAAKAGVKLQNIGFFPVLSKQGIFTLLINKENGAFVGYILLDGSL encoded by the coding sequence GTGAATAAAGCGTTGCTACGTTCGAAGTTGAAGGCGATGGGAGTACATTTACTCTGTTCTCTTCTTGTGGCGCTTTCCGTCGGCTATATAGTCTTTTTTTGGTGGTATCCCTATCCTTTCGGGTTCGCAAGTGGTGGCTTGCAGTTATTTTTGTTGGTAACCGGGGTTGATTTGGTCTTAGGCCCAATGCTGACCATGGTCGCATTTGATCCTCATAAACGTAAAGTTTTGATGGTCGGCGACTTTATCGTGATTGGTGTACTGCAGTTATGCGCCTTGGTGTATGGTGTGAATGCGGTATCAGACTCGCGTCCAGTCGCTGTGGTGTTTGAAATGAGTCGCTTTAGAGCCATTCGTGCTGGTGATTTAAGTCTTGAAGAACTCAAGAAAGCGAGCTCAGGTTTAGGTGAATTGTCTTGGACAGGCCCGAAATTGATTGGCACGCGCGTCCTTACCCATAAAGAGGAGCAGGATGCTTTGTTCATCGCCCTAGAGGGCCGTGATATCGGTATGCGCCCAGAGTTTTGGTCCCCTTACGAGAAAGAGCAGGCGCGCATCAAAGACATTGCGAAGAAGGTCGATCTACTGATTGAGCGTTACCCTGATGCGAAGTCTGAGCTCGAACAGATTGCTGCAAAAGCTGGTGTGAAGTTGCAGAACATTGGATTTTTCCCAGTCCTATCTAAACAAGGGATATTTACTTTGCTGATCAACAAAGAAAATGGTGCTTTTGTTGGATACATATTGCTCGATGGCTCTCTGTAG
- a CDS encoding PglL family O-oligosaccharyltransferase: MLLVTRASLSIVILAIGILAANLISSHVHPFRTFYNELAIVWALLLACVVGFSQSTWSAKVAKPRLIYGLLALLMMFVLQLLMQQVQVHQIIYPSMFMVLGILAIFFGARFGEQSLQGQALCTGIAIAHLVAALVSAGMETIQILGWDWRPFVMYIPTQGVSGVRPFANIAQPNQLALLLCFGLASIWWLRQQRKLHGGLAFVFSAILIWGLALTQSRIAWIILPLFGLMTGSGFVGRQRESIIAILGLIVLYALLVFNLPQISSWIGFSSGSVIERIGGRSERTILAQQALAMIASHPWLGVGWFGFGPAQVDIGGQFTPTIYAEHSHNLMLNFAAELGLPFAVLFFGALAVWLWRSFSKRAMRDLPEIGFFLLFFFAVGVHSMVEFPLWYAFVMIPLFILAGLAHRMAWQGEPANFSASFLQRGAILGLLFSAFVVFDYHRVVDGFAEFRKTSDYQKLDAKKIRRPDFTLMPDYYAYFIVMRMTPQAGMSEDEILFLRDTSRRFGYVHVLSKLAEVYVLNGRPEQAIATMRTLSRIHPFYYPEYYDYWQQLAKQDVRYVEVFNSMPKRDFMND, encoded by the coding sequence ATGTTGCTTGTCACTCGCGCATCCTTGTCAATTGTCATTTTGGCGATCGGCATACTTGCTGCAAATTTGATTTCGTCGCATGTCCATCCGTTTCGGACCTTCTACAACGAATTGGCGATCGTCTGGGCCTTGCTATTGGCATGCGTAGTCGGTTTTTCGCAGTCGACGTGGAGCGCTAAAGTTGCTAAGCCGCGCTTGATTTATGGCCTGCTAGCTCTGCTTATGATGTTTGTGCTGCAGCTCTTGATGCAGCAGGTTCAAGTGCATCAAATCATCTACCCGTCGATGTTTATGGTATTGGGCATCCTGGCAATCTTTTTTGGGGCACGGTTTGGTGAGCAATCTCTACAAGGGCAGGCTCTCTGCACGGGTATTGCTATCGCCCATCTTGTTGCAGCCTTGGTTTCGGCAGGTATGGAGACCATACAAATTTTGGGGTGGGATTGGCGCCCATTTGTGATGTACATTCCGACGCAAGGTGTGAGTGGGGTACGGCCGTTCGCCAATATTGCGCAACCAAATCAGTTGGCTTTGCTTTTGTGTTTTGGTTTAGCGTCAATTTGGTGGTTGCGACAGCAGCGGAAATTGCATGGTGGGTTGGCATTCGTGTTCTCGGCCATTTTGATCTGGGGACTTGCGTTGACCCAGTCCCGAATTGCATGGATTATTTTGCCCCTATTTGGCCTGATGACAGGTTCTGGCTTCGTTGGACGGCAACGTGAATCGATTATCGCTATCTTGGGCTTGATTGTTTTATATGCTCTACTCGTGTTTAATCTACCGCAAATTTCGAGCTGGATTGGTTTTTCAAGTGGCTCCGTCATTGAGCGAATTGGTGGCCGCTCTGAACGAACGATCTTGGCGCAACAAGCTCTCGCGATGATTGCGTCTCATCCTTGGTTGGGGGTGGGGTGGTTTGGGTTTGGGCCCGCGCAGGTCGATATCGGTGGGCAGTTTACGCCGACGATTTATGCCGAGCATTCGCACAATCTTATGTTGAACTTCGCTGCTGAATTGGGATTGCCGTTTGCCGTGCTCTTTTTCGGCGCTCTCGCTGTGTGGCTGTGGCGGTCGTTTTCCAAACGGGCGATGCGGGACTTGCCTGAAATTGGATTTTTCCTGTTGTTTTTTTTCGCGGTTGGAGTGCATAGCATGGTGGAATTTCCACTGTGGTATGCCTTCGTCATGATTCCGCTGTTCATCTTGGCGGGCTTGGCCCATAGAATGGCGTGGCAGGGTGAGCCAGCGAATTTCTCGGCATCGTTCCTACAAAGAGGCGCTATACTTGGCCTGTTATTCAGTGCTTTTGTCGTGTTTGACTATCATCGCGTAGTGGACGGGTTTGCGGAATTTCGGAAAACGAGTGATTATCAAAAATTGGATGCGAAAAAAATTCGGCGTCCAGATTTTACTTTGATGCCGGACTATTACGCCTATTTCATCGTGATGCGTATGACGCCGCAAGCAGGCATGTCGGAAGATGAAATCTTATTTTTACGTGATACGAGTCGGCGCTTCGGCTATGTTCATGTGCTGAGTAAGTTAGCCGAGGTGTATGTGCTCAATGGAAGACCAGAACAGGCGATTGCTACGATGCGCACTTTGTCTCGCATTCATCCGTTTTACTACCCTGAGTATTATGATTATTGGCAGCAATTGGCAAAGCAAGATGTACGCTATGTGGAGGTTTTCAATAGCATGCCAAAAAGGGATTTCATGAATGATTAA
- a CDS encoding tetratricopeptide repeat protein: MFKFLRQILSPADPSSHPQPVDEGGTSKTLAVSTEQLYQDAQTSFERGDTVSALEKFLKVFSQDPQHVRSATMLGFLYRERGNLSQAKHYLTKALELDAQLADVNYMLGSIAAQENQAERMVELFRCSLALDPHQEHLYLEFSFALFQLGRGSDSIELLERGLQEFPQHLGMLQYLGNIHLHLRHYQEAHDVYLQAIAQLPTSVELRYNLSVSCMILALFDEALEHLSHIQSLQPDHVNANFEEGMLRLQRGEFERGWRQFQWRWKTPALASIQFKTDKPIWDGSQDLQGKTILVLSEQGFGDTLQFCRLIPVLKEKGARVVFVVLPLLMELMRQVPGVDILLRNDDPLPPFDYYCELMSLPVGLHLTTANIPSAQSYLSCPAPSLEKWRGRVKQQGIGLRIGVVWSGNLHHVNNHMRSIPFESIRDLFELPAQFTVLQKDLSAEERAVLAELKHVHFYGDEVGDFTDSAALVELMDVIVTVDTSIAHLAGAMGKPTWVLLSFLPDWRWMLNSDKSPWYDSVRLFRQGVWRPWQETITEVKTALKVLMGAKH, translated from the coding sequence ATGTTTAAGTTCTTACGCCAAATACTGAGTCCCGCTGATCCTTCATCTCATCCTCAACCGGTCGATGAAGGTGGCACAAGCAAGACACTTGCAGTGTCGACTGAGCAGCTTTATCAAGACGCCCAAACGAGCTTTGAACGCGGCGATACGGTATCGGCGCTTGAGAAGTTTCTCAAGGTGTTCAGTCAAGATCCTCAACACGTGCGCTCGGCGACGATGCTGGGTTTTCTTTACAGAGAACGAGGTAATCTGAGTCAGGCTAAGCACTATCTCACCAAGGCGCTCGAACTCGATGCGCAGTTGGCTGATGTGAACTATATGCTGGGTAGTATCGCGGCGCAGGAAAACCAAGCGGAACGAATGGTGGAATTGTTTCGTTGCTCTCTCGCCTTAGACCCACATCAGGAACATCTCTATCTTGAGTTTTCATTCGCACTATTCCAGCTTGGACGTGGCAGCGATTCGATTGAATTACTTGAGCGAGGTTTGCAAGAGTTTCCTCAACATCTCGGGATGTTGCAGTACCTTGGTAACATTCATCTACACCTACGTCATTACCAAGAAGCGCACGACGTTTATCTACAAGCGATTGCGCAGTTACCCACCTCAGTCGAATTGCGTTACAACTTGTCTGTCAGCTGCATGATTTTGGCTTTGTTTGACGAAGCTCTGGAGCATCTCTCTCACATTCAGTCACTGCAACCAGATCATGTGAATGCAAATTTTGAAGAGGGCATGTTGAGATTGCAGCGTGGTGAATTTGAACGTGGCTGGCGTCAATTTCAGTGGCGCTGGAAAACACCTGCTTTAGCTTCGATTCAATTCAAAACTGATAAGCCAATCTGGGATGGTAGTCAGGATCTGCAGGGTAAAACGATTTTGGTTCTGTCCGAGCAGGGCTTTGGTGACACTTTGCAATTTTGTCGCTTGATCCCAGTATTAAAGGAAAAAGGAGCCCGCGTTGTTTTCGTCGTACTACCTTTATTGATGGAGTTGATGCGACAGGTCCCAGGCGTCGATATTCTGTTGCGTAATGACGATCCTTTGCCACCGTTCGACTATTATTGCGAGCTCATGAGTTTGCCAGTGGGATTACATCTAACGACGGCAAACATCCCGAGTGCGCAATCCTATTTGAGTTGTCCTGCACCGAGTCTAGAAAAGTGGCGTGGCAGGGTTAAGCAACAAGGAATCGGACTTCGTATAGGTGTGGTGTGGTCGGGCAATCTTCATCATGTCAATAATCATATGCGCTCGATTCCGTTTGAGTCGATACGCGATCTTTTTGAGCTTCCGGCTCAATTCACTGTATTGCAGAAAGATCTAAGCGCCGAAGAAAGAGCCGTATTGGCAGAGTTGAAGCATGTGCATTTCTATGGTGATGAAGTGGGGGATTTCACCGATAGTGCGGCTTTGGTGGAATTGATGGATGTGATTGTGACCGTCGATACTTCCATCGCGCATCTAGCTGGAGCAATGGGTAAGCCGACGTGGGTCTTACTATCGTTCTTACCCGATTGGCGTTGGATGCTGAATAGCGACAAGAGCCCTTGGTATGATTCTGTGCGTTTGTTTAGGCAGGGCGTTTGGCGCCCTTGGCAAGAGACCATCACCGAGGTGAAAACCGCCTTAAAAGTGCTCATGGGAGCGAAGCACTGA
- the moaC gene encoding cyclic pyranopterin monophosphate synthase MoaC — protein sequence MANSSTDSSISETGLTHFDQQGQAHMVDVGGKPNTHRIAIASGVIQMQGETLNVIKNGTAKKGDVLGIARIAAIMGAKKTSDLIPLCHPLALTRVRVDFELDDSTHSVTCVAQVETQGQTGVEMEALTAVQIGLLTIYDMCKAIDKSMVMHSIYVAEKRGGKSGDWKFEGPTPTIQSDSAR from the coding sequence ATGGCCAACAGTTCAACAGATTCGAGCATTTCCGAAACAGGATTGACCCACTTTGATCAACAGGGTCAGGCCCACATGGTGGATGTCGGTGGCAAACCCAATACTCACCGCATCGCGATCGCCAGCGGCGTGATTCAGATGCAAGGTGAGACATTAAATGTGATTAAGAACGGCACGGCAAAGAAAGGTGACGTTCTTGGTATTGCCCGCATCGCGGCAATCATGGGCGCAAAGAAGACAAGTGATCTAATCCCACTTTGTCACCCACTCGCATTGACACGGGTTCGTGTTGATTTTGAGCTCGATGACAGCACACACAGTGTGACTTGCGTTGCACAAGTCGAGACACAAGGACAAACTGGGGTGGAGATGGAAGCACTGACCGCAGTTCAAATAGGCCTCCTCACCATTTACGACATGTGCAAAGCCATCGATAAAAGCATGGTCATGCACTCAATCTATGTGGCTGAAAAACGCGGTGGCAAGTCGGGTGATTGGAAATTTGAGGGGCCAACGCCGACCATTCAGTCTGATAGCGCCCGCTGA